Proteins from a genomic interval of Vreelandella profundi:
- the paoC gene encoding aldehyde oxidoreductase molybdenum-binding subunit PaoC, with amino-acid sequence MDFNQPTEDNLFDHARIIGKPHARIDGILKVTGRAPYAYERHDVVANQKVGYPLCATIANGRVTHMDASAARGAPGVVSVVTTLEIEPLGRAKSNDARLFGGDVIEHYHQAIAVVVADTLEQARSAAALIDVSYEEASGVFDLEAAWERLQGTGEPLADVGDVDAAFEAASVTIDEIYRTASQSHAMMEPHASIVDWSDGQQMTVWTSNQMIAWTHKALATTFNIEPDTIRLESPYVGGGFGGKLWLRADAVLAALGSRACGHPVKLALPRPMVFNNTTHRSGTIQRLRIAANAEGKITAFDHSAVSHTLPGGSGENPVNQTRTLYAAENRRVSHQAIDMNLPESADMRAPGEASGLAALEIAMDEMAEKLGMDPVEFRILNDTQVDPEDASKPFSERHFVECLRQGADAFGWEARNRTPGAMREGQWLIGHGMAGAYRGSLTLNSGARVRLQGGRLIVETDMTDIGTGSYTIIAQTAAETMGLELADVEVRLGNSAYPVSSGSGGQFGAASATAGVYAACLALQALIAKRLNIDTPRFENHRVVAGATDLALADILDGEELVAEDTMHFGDFKDSMQMGTFAAHFVEVAVHAHTGETRVRRMLAACDAGRILNPITARSQVLGGMTMGVGAALMEGLTADLERGFFVNHDLASYEVAVHADIPQQEIIFLDTADAASTPLKAKGVGELGICGVAAAVANAIYNATGVRLREYPMTLDRMIDRLPEVR; translated from the coding sequence ATGGATTTCAATCAACCCACCGAAGACAACCTGTTTGATCACGCCCGTATTATCGGCAAGCCTCATGCGCGGATTGACGGCATCCTAAAAGTCACGGGCCGTGCACCTTACGCCTACGAGCGTCATGACGTGGTGGCGAATCAAAAGGTCGGCTACCCATTGTGCGCCACCATTGCCAATGGGCGAGTTACCCACATGGATGCGTCGGCTGCGCGTGGCGCGCCGGGCGTCGTCAGCGTGGTGACAACGCTAGAGATTGAGCCGTTGGGCCGGGCAAAGAGTAACGACGCACGGCTGTTTGGGGGCGACGTTATCGAGCATTACCATCAGGCGATTGCGGTGGTGGTGGCCGACACCCTTGAGCAGGCGCGCAGCGCAGCGGCGCTAATCGACGTGAGTTATGAGGAGGCGTCGGGGGTCTTCGACCTTGAGGCAGCTTGGGAGCGCCTGCAGGGCACCGGCGAGCCGCTAGCCGATGTGGGCGACGTGGACGCCGCGTTTGAGGCCGCCTCTGTCACCATTGATGAGATTTATCGCACCGCTTCCCAAAGCCACGCCATGATGGAGCCGCACGCTTCAATCGTCGACTGGTCAGATGGCCAGCAGATGACGGTGTGGACCTCGAATCAAATGATTGCCTGGACGCATAAGGCCCTGGCCACCACGTTTAATATCGAGCCAGACACTATCCGTTTAGAAAGCCCCTACGTTGGCGGCGGCTTTGGCGGCAAGCTTTGGCTGCGTGCCGATGCGGTGCTGGCAGCGCTTGGCTCACGTGCTTGCGGGCATCCGGTTAAGCTGGCTTTGCCGCGCCCCATGGTGTTTAACAATACGACCCACCGTTCCGGTACTATTCAGCGCCTGCGCATTGCCGCCAATGCTGAGGGCAAGATAACCGCCTTCGATCATTCGGCGGTGTCGCATACGCTGCCCGGCGGCAGCGGTGAAAATCCGGTCAATCAGACCCGTACACTTTATGCCGCAGAGAATCGTCGCGTGTCCCACCAGGCCATCGACATGAATCTTCCCGAGTCAGCGGATATGCGTGCGCCAGGCGAGGCGTCGGGGCTTGCCGCGTTAGAAATAGCCATGGATGAAATGGCGGAAAAGCTGGGTATGGATCCCGTTGAGTTTAGGATTCTCAATGATACGCAGGTGGACCCCGAGGATGCCTCCAAGCCGTTTAGCGAACGCCACTTTGTTGAATGCTTACGCCAAGGCGCCGACGCCTTCGGCTGGGAGGCGCGTAACCGCACGCCGGGGGCAATGCGAGAAGGGCAGTGGTTGATCGGCCATGGCATGGCCGGCGCTTATCGCGGATCGCTTACGCTGAACTCCGGCGCGCGCGTTCGCCTGCAGGGCGGGCGGTTGATCGTTGAGACGGATATGACCGATATCGGTACCGGCTCTTACACCATTATTGCCCAGACCGCCGCCGAAACAATGGGGCTTGAGCTAGCCGACGTCGAGGTCAGGCTGGGCAACAGCGCCTATCCTGTCTCCTCCGGTTCGGGCGGCCAGTTCGGTGCCGCTAGCGCCACCGCCGGCGTATATGCCGCTTGTTTAGCGCTTCAAGCGCTGATTGCCAAGCGGTTAAATATCGACACGCCGCGCTTTGAAAACCACCGCGTGGTGGCCGGGGCAACCGATCTCGCACTTGCCGATATTCTCGACGGCGAAGAGCTGGTCGCCGAAGATACGATGCACTTTGGTGATTTTAAAGACAGCATGCAAATGGGCACCTTTGCAGCGCACTTTGTTGAAGTGGCCGTGCATGCGCATACCGGCGAAACCCGTGTTCGGCGCATGCTGGCGGCGTGCGATGCGGGGCGTATTCTCAACCCGATAACGGCGCGTAGCCAAGTGCTTGGCGGTATGACAATGGGCGTCGGTGCTGCCTTGATGGAGGGGCTTACCGCTGACCTTGAGCGCGGCTTCTTCGTCAATCACGATCTCGCCAGTTACGAGGTGGCGGTGCATGCCGACATTCCTCAGCAGGAGATTATTTTTCTGGACACGGCGGATGCGGCCTCAACGCCTCTCAAAGCAAAGGGGGTTGGTGAACTGGGTATTTGCGGCGTGGCGGCCGCCGTTGCCAACGCGATCTATAATGCGACCGGCGTTCGGCTACGTGAGTATCCGATGACGCTTGACCGAATGATCGACCGGCTCCCTGAGGTACGCTAG
- a CDS encoding PaaI family thioesterase — protein MTVMNAEQIERFLDEVFPQRMGRIESVGEMRATMRLTIGHEHLRPGPRVSGPTMMGFADVALYVAILAQIGPEPMAVTSDFNCHFLRAASGDHDIIAHAKLIKLGRRLGVGEVQIYSASDDIRPVAHVTASYALPAA, from the coding sequence ATGACCGTGATGAACGCCGAGCAGATTGAGCGCTTTCTGGATGAAGTCTTTCCCCAGCGAATGGGCAGAATTGAGAGCGTTGGCGAGATGCGTGCCACCATGCGCCTAACGATTGGCCACGAGCACCTGCGACCCGGCCCGCGCGTTTCCGGCCCCACCATGATGGGCTTTGCGGACGTCGCACTGTATGTCGCTATCCTGGCGCAGATTGGCCCGGAACCCATGGCCGTGACCAGCGATTTCAACTGCCACTTCCTGCGCGCGGCCTCGGGTGATCACGACATTATCGCTCATGCCAAATTGATTAAACTCGGCCGCCGCTTAGGCGTGGGTGAGGTGCAAATATACTCAGCCAGCGATGACATACGCCCTGTCGCGCATGTCACCGCCAGCTATGCGCTGCCCGCCGCCTGA